In one Spirosoma rigui genomic region, the following are encoded:
- a CDS encoding SusD/RagB family nutrient-binding outer membrane lipoprotein — MKKRIIAISFLIGALQFSCSDDFDALNTDPTKASSSTFDPNLLLPTSQWTYVNAYSGYNGPILFQSMWAQVYASTTSGAANYYTNADKYVISGNTNDYQGRTWNEGFKAASFAYEMEQLTKGNPAQVNLNSIAIIMQAQCLATVSDIYGDIPYTQALQGKAGTSLPVYDTQESIYKSLLSRLETATAALSTSALVPSNDAFAYKGDVAKWKRFGYSLMLKLAMRLTKVDAATAKTYAEKAAAGGVFSSVADDAYVVADNANNYGNGNGAALSTAADVYQVRWSKTMIDYLKANEDPRLSVVAEVPASGLAANQDMTIAGNTAPAAQLGLPNGYDLNGGATDITKSPGYPGGTGTGGDVTPIGKYSRPTLLFRSRNAPLFVLTYAETELLLAEAATRGFAVTGSAAQHYKNGVAAGIQSLAKFGTAATIDAATATAYADAHPLVAANALKQINEQYWATTGLLQNFGEAWNNWKRSGFPQLTPVNYTGNFSNGTIPRRQPYPTTEATLNTANYQSATGRLASGDNWVSRVWWDK; from the coding sequence ATGAAGAAGAGAATCATCGCAATATCCTTCCTCATAGGAGCCCTGCAATTTTCGTGTTCGGATGATTTCGACGCGCTGAATACAGATCCGACGAAGGCATCGAGCAGCACCTTTGATCCAAACCTGCTGTTGCCTACGTCGCAGTGGACCTACGTCAATGCGTATTCCGGCTACAACGGTCCCATCCTGTTTCAAAGCATGTGGGCGCAGGTATATGCCTCCACAACATCGGGTGCGGCCAACTATTACACGAACGCTGACAAGTACGTCATTTCGGGTAACACCAACGATTACCAGGGCCGCACCTGGAACGAAGGGTTCAAAGCCGCCAGCTTCGCTTACGAAATGGAGCAGCTGACCAAGGGCAATCCGGCCCAGGTCAACCTGAACAGCATCGCGATCATTATGCAGGCCCAGTGCCTTGCCACGGTCAGTGATATTTACGGCGACATTCCCTACACGCAGGCGTTGCAGGGAAAAGCAGGTACCAGCCTGCCCGTATACGACACGCAGGAAAGCATCTACAAATCGCTGCTGAGCCGGCTCGAAACAGCCACCGCGGCACTGAGCACGTCTGCCCTAGTTCCTTCGAATGATGCGTTCGCCTACAAAGGCGACGTTGCCAAGTGGAAAAGGTTTGGCTATTCGCTGATGCTGAAGCTGGCCATGCGGTTGACCAAAGTCGATGCCGCTACGGCTAAAACTTACGCCGAAAAAGCCGCTGCCGGTGGTGTTTTCAGCAGCGTAGCAGACGACGCCTATGTCGTAGCCGATAACGCCAACAACTACGGCAACGGCAATGGTGCAGCCCTGTCGACCGCAGCCGACGTGTATCAGGTTCGCTGGAGCAAAACCATGATCGACTACCTGAAAGCCAACGAAGATCCCCGGTTGAGTGTCGTTGCCGAAGTGCCGGCTAGTGGGCTGGCGGCCAATCAGGATATGACGATTGCCGGTAATACCGCGCCTGCCGCGCAGCTGGGCCTGCCCAACGGCTATGACCTGAACGGTGGCGCCACGGACATCACCAAGTCGCCGGGCTATCCTGGTGGTACGGGTACCGGTGGCGACGTAACACCCATTGGTAAGTACTCGCGGCCTACCCTGCTCTTCAGAAGCCGGAACGCCCCCCTGTTCGTGCTGACCTACGCGGAAACCGAACTGCTGCTCGCGGAAGCCGCCACGCGGGGATTTGCCGTAACGGGCAGCGCTGCCCAGCACTATAAGAACGGTGTTGCGGCTGGCATCCAGTCGCTGGCCAAATTTGGTACGGCGGCCACGATCGACGCAGCAACGGCAACGGCCTATGCTGATGCACACCCGCTGGTAGCAGCCAACGCGCTTAAGCAAATCAACGAGCAGTACTGGGCCACTACGGGTCTATTACAAAACTTCGGCGAAGCCTGGAACAACTGGAAACGGTCGGGATTCCCGCAGCTGACCCCGGTCAACTACACGGGTAACTTCTCGAACGGCACGATTCCACGCCGGCAACCGTACCCAACGACGGAAGCAACGCTGAATACGGCGAACTACCAGTCGGCAACGGGTCGTCTGGCCTCGGGCGACAACTGGGTGTCGCGCGTTTGGTGGGACAAATAA
- a CDS encoding VCBS repeat-containing protein, protein MSSPTSVSHRILCLYRVVRYGFCRLALVCVLTSSVVAQPLFTLLPASKTGVAFRNDIDENESLNVLSYEYFYNGAGVAVGDFNNDGLQDIFFTANLKSNKLYLNLGNLTFKDITKDVGADVAGRSGGWKTGVSLADVNGDGWLDIYVCYSGKVDEAKRRNQLFINQGLSGRSGGTVRFVEQAKEYGLDDPGYSTQASFLDYDKDGDLDMLLLNHNVRKFDNMELAKYRTAVDPLSGNKLYENQDTHFRDVTQKAGIHQYPLTFGLGVAVADINGDSWPDIYVTNDYNEPDYLYINQKNGTFSDETQQHFRHLPQFSMGVDIADYNNDGLPDLMSLDMLPEDNRRQKLLQLQENYESFELMQQQGLQRQYMRNMLQLNNGDGTFSEIAQTAGVSNTDWSWSPLLADYDNDGYKDLFITNGYLRDYTNKDFLRYWGDYKVQKAINRESVQLMDLVRAMPATKIPNYIFRNNHDLTFANKQQEWGFQTPSVSSGAAYADLDNDGDLELVVNNINEAAFIYQNQSREQTRNGYVQLKLVPARGNRNALGAQVTLYAGGNRQYQEISPVRGYLSTQPLVLHFGIGTADRVDSVAVTWPDQTRQVIAGVPINRQTIVQQPTTGLTSPPLPGPKATSPLFARMAPVVAHTHEGLTENDFKRQPLMLWMYSHTGPVLARGDVNKDGLDDIFISGDPNKPGHVWLQQKNAPATSPAFQKIDALSIGDESVSSISAAVFFDANGDGYDDLYVARGGYSLFETNTAALQDELYLNNGAGMLTLSATGLPNVSASSKSCVRPCDFDGDGDLDLFVGGRVVPGRYPESPVSYLLENNGRGQFKPLAIPFARAGMVTDAQWSDMDNDGRADLVICGEFMPVKIYLNKKDGFVDRTKAYFPTPTPGFWLSLAIADVNGDGQKDIIAGNLGTNSQLHISEREPADLYFTDFDQNGSIDPFFSFYVQGKAYPFVSRDELNDQIYAMRKKFGFYKDYAGATVQDIFPADELARAQRLIVSECHTVCYLAKNGTFETHILPIQAQFSPVTASVVRDVNHDGHPDLLLFGNKTDNRLKLGSMDANYGCLLVGDGTGTFQYVSQPASGLSVTGDVKSVIDLTVQQKQCLIIGAFNQPLQVYSEQKK, encoded by the coding sequence ATGTCTTCCCCGACGTCAGTGTCTCACCGGATTTTATGCTTGTACCGAGTCGTTCGCTACGGCTTTTGCCGCCTTGCCCTGGTTTGCGTTCTGACCAGTAGCGTTGTGGCCCAGCCCCTGTTCACGCTGCTGCCAGCCAGCAAAACGGGGGTTGCCTTCCGGAACGATATCGATGAGAACGAGAGCCTGAACGTGCTGTCGTACGAATACTTTTACAACGGAGCCGGTGTTGCTGTCGGGGATTTCAACAACGACGGCTTGCAGGACATCTTTTTTACGGCCAACCTCAAATCGAACAAACTGTACCTGAACCTTGGCAACCTGACGTTTAAAGATATCACCAAGGATGTTGGAGCCGACGTAGCCGGCCGGAGCGGGGGCTGGAAAACGGGGGTTAGCCTGGCTGATGTCAACGGCGACGGCTGGCTGGATATCTACGTGTGCTATTCGGGAAAAGTCGACGAAGCCAAACGGCGCAACCAGTTGTTCATCAATCAGGGCCTTTCCGGTAGGTCAGGGGGGACTGTCCGATTTGTGGAACAGGCCAAAGAGTATGGCCTCGACGATCCGGGCTACAGCACGCAGGCATCCTTTCTGGATTACGATAAGGATGGCGATCTGGATATGTTGCTGCTCAACCACAACGTCAGGAAATTCGACAATATGGAGCTGGCCAAATACCGTACAGCGGTTGATCCACTGTCCGGCAACAAGCTCTACGAAAATCAGGATACTCATTTCCGGGATGTCACCCAGAAAGCGGGCATTCACCAGTATCCGCTCACCTTCGGACTGGGCGTAGCCGTAGCCGACATCAACGGCGACAGTTGGCCCGACATCTACGTCACCAACGATTACAACGAACCCGATTACCTGTATATCAATCAAAAAAACGGTACGTTCAGCGACGAAACCCAACAGCACTTCCGGCACCTGCCCCAATTCTCGATGGGTGTCGATATTGCTGACTACAACAACGACGGCCTGCCAGACCTGATGTCGCTGGATATGCTGCCCGAAGACAACCGTCGCCAGAAACTGCTGCAGTTGCAGGAAAACTACGAGTCGTTCGAGCTGATGCAGCAGCAGGGATTGCAGCGCCAGTATATGCGCAACATGCTGCAACTTAACAATGGCGACGGCACCTTCAGCGAAATTGCGCAGACGGCGGGCGTATCCAACACCGACTGGAGCTGGTCACCGCTCCTGGCCGACTACGACAATGACGGCTATAAAGACCTGTTCATCACCAACGGCTATCTCCGTGATTATACGAACAAGGATTTCCTCCGCTACTGGGGCGACTATAAGGTTCAGAAAGCCATAAACCGCGAATCGGTTCAACTGATGGACCTGGTGCGGGCCATGCCTGCCACCAAAATCCCGAATTACATTTTCCGCAACAACCACGACCTGACGTTTGCCAACAAGCAGCAGGAATGGGGATTTCAAACCCCGTCCGTATCCAGCGGAGCCGCCTATGCCGATCTGGATAATGATGGTGACCTGGAGCTGGTGGTTAACAATATTAATGAAGCCGCCTTCATCTACCAGAATCAGAGCCGGGAGCAGACCCGTAACGGCTACGTTCAACTGAAGCTGGTTCCAGCACGCGGCAACAGAAATGCACTGGGTGCGCAAGTAACCCTGTACGCGGGCGGCAACCGACAGTATCAGGAGATCAGTCCGGTGCGCGGGTACTTGTCAACACAGCCGCTGGTACTTCATTTCGGTATCGGTACTGCTGATCGGGTTGATTCGGTGGCAGTCACCTGGCCCGACCAGACCCGGCAGGTCATTGCGGGCGTACCAATTAACCGGCAAACGATTGTTCAGCAACCCACTACGGGCCTCACGTCTCCCCCGCTTCCGGGTCCCAAAGCGACGAGTCCTCTCTTCGCCAGAATGGCCCCGGTCGTGGCGCATACGCACGAAGGACTGACCGAAAATGACTTCAAGCGGCAGCCTCTCATGTTGTGGATGTACTCGCATACGGGACCGGTGCTGGCCCGGGGCGACGTCAATAAAGACGGGCTGGACGATATCTTCATCAGTGGCGACCCGAACAAGCCCGGCCATGTCTGGCTGCAGCAGAAGAACGCACCCGCCACGAGTCCGGCTTTCCAGAAAATAGACGCCCTGTCCATCGGCGATGAATCGGTATCGTCGATTTCGGCCGCCGTTTTTTTCGATGCAAACGGCGATGGCTACGACGATCTATACGTAGCCAGGGGAGGTTATTCCCTGTTCGAGACGAACACGGCCGCGTTGCAGGATGAACTATACCTGAACAACGGAGCCGGGATGCTGACCCTGTCGGCAACGGGGCTTCCCAACGTGAGCGCCAGTAGTAAATCGTGCGTACGTCCCTGCGATTTCGACGGCGACGGCGACCTTGACCTGTTTGTGGGCGGGCGGGTTGTACCGGGCCGATATCCGGAATCGCCCGTTTCGTACCTGCTTGAGAACAACGGCAGGGGTCAGTTCAAGCCCCTGGCCATTCCCTTTGCCCGGGCGGGCATGGTGACCGATGCCCAGTGGTCCGATATGGACAACGACGGGCGAGCCGACCTGGTCATCTGCGGGGAGTTCATGCCCGTAAAGATCTACCTCAACAAAAAGGACGGCTTCGTTGACCGAACAAAAGCCTATTTCCCAACCCCCACGCCCGGCTTCTGGCTATCGCTGGCGATAGCCGATGTTAACGGCGATGGGCAGAAAGACATCATTGCCGGAAACTTGGGCACTAATTCGCAACTCCATATTTCGGAACGGGAACCCGCCGATTTGTACTTTACGGATTTCGATCAGAACGGCTCCATCGATCCCTTTTTCAGTTTTTACGTCCAGGGAAAAGCCTACCCGTTCGTCAGCCGTGATGAGCTGAATGACCAGATTTACGCGATGCGGAAGAAGTTTGGCTTCTACAAGGATTATGCCGGCGCTACGGTACAGGATATTTTCCCGGCAGATGAACTGGCCCGGGCCCAGCGGTTGATCGTGTCCGAATGCCATACCGTCTGTTACCTGGCTAAGAACGGCACGTTCGAAACCCATATTCTACCCATCCAGGCCCAGTTTTCGCCGGTTACCGCCAGCGTTGTGCGGGATGTAAACCACGACGGACACCCCGACCTGCTGCTATTTGGCAACAAGACAGACAACCGGCTCAAACTGGGCAGCATGGATGCCAATTACGGCTGTTTGCTGGTGGGTGATGGAACGGGTACGTTTCAGTATGTAAGCCAACCGGCTTCGGGTTTATCGGTAACGGGCGACGTTAAATCGGTTATCGACCTGACTGTCCAGCAGAAGCAATGCCTGATTATTGGTGCTTTTAACCAACCGCTGCAGGTATACAGCGAGCAAAAAAAATGA
- a CDS encoding vanadium-dependent haloperoxidase: MRYFLLGWLLISHAAWAKPKPKPDLGTHLQPTLFAVTMVMIHDVVNPPAASRFYTYCLLGAHEITAQRNAGIVSPSSFVREFKALDLPASEPYNYQIAALYCILETGRQLIPSGHLLEAEQTKLLGQLKKEGYGDPVLQASVAVAQAVARQIVGYAASDNYRKLSARLRYRPTKSDGSWYPTPPAYIEAIEPHWRTVRPMVIDSCTQFKPLPPVPFSKDSSSAFFKLAYDVYQTGNTLTDEQRFIASYWDCNPFAVNTSGHMAIGFKKISPGGHWMNITSIATARAKLPFDKTILVHSLVAMTLLDSFISCWDEKYRSNRVRPETVINRYINVHWQPLLQTPPFPEYTSGHSVISTAVAELLSYLIGDTFAFTDNTEILFELPEREFKSFRQAASEAAISRLYGGIHYRDAIVNGQAQGKAIGEFVVARLKKLGVAPVL, encoded by the coding sequence ATGAGATATTTTCTTCTCGGCTGGTTACTGATAAGCCACGCAGCCTGGGCAAAGCCGAAGCCCAAACCCGATCTGGGGACGCATCTTCAGCCTACCCTGTTTGCCGTAACAATGGTGATGATCCACGATGTCGTGAATCCGCCCGCGGCCAGTCGTTTTTACACCTACTGCCTGCTGGGTGCGCACGAGATTACGGCACAACGCAACGCAGGCATTGTGTCGCCATCGTCGTTTGTTCGTGAGTTCAAAGCGCTCGATCTGCCAGCCAGCGAGCCGTATAATTACCAGATAGCGGCCCTCTACTGCATCCTCGAAACCGGCCGGCAACTTATCCCATCCGGGCATCTGCTGGAAGCGGAGCAGACAAAGCTGCTTGGCCAGCTCAAAAAGGAAGGATATGGCGACCCGGTATTACAGGCGTCCGTTGCCGTTGCGCAGGCGGTGGCGCGGCAAATTGTTGGATATGCCGCCAGCGACAATTACCGAAAACTAAGCGCCCGGCTACGGTATCGGCCCACGAAAAGCGATGGGTCCTGGTATCCAACACCCCCCGCTTACATCGAAGCCATTGAACCCCACTGGCGAACCGTCCGGCCTATGGTCATCGACTCCTGTACGCAGTTCAAGCCCCTGCCACCGGTGCCGTTCAGCAAAGACAGCAGCAGCGCATTTTTCAAACTGGCCTACGACGTATACCAAACAGGAAACACCCTGACCGACGAGCAACGCTTCATAGCCTCGTATTGGGACTGTAACCCGTTTGCCGTAAACACTTCCGGGCACATGGCCATCGGTTTCAAGAAAATAAGCCCCGGTGGTCACTGGATGAACATCACCAGTATCGCCACCGCCCGGGCAAAACTGCCGTTTGACAAGACAATTCTGGTGCATTCGCTGGTGGCTATGACCCTGCTGGATTCGTTTATCAGCTGCTGGGACGAGAAGTATCGCAGTAACCGCGTCAGGCCCGAAACAGTCATCAACCGGTATATAAATGTTCACTGGCAGCCACTTCTGCAGACACCGCCGTTCCCGGAGTATACCAGTGGCCACAGCGTTATCTCCACGGCGGTAGCTGAGTTACTGTCTTACCTGATCGGCGATACGTTTGCCTTTACCGACAATACCGAGATTCTGTTCGAATTACCGGAACGGGAGTTCAAATCGTTTCGGCAGGCCGCCAGTGAAGCCGCTATTTCACGGCTGTACGGCGGTATCCACTACCGCGACGCCATCGTTAACGGGCAGGCACAAGGAAAGGCAATCGGTGAATTTGTCGTGGCCCGGCTCAAAAAGCTTGGTGTAGCGCCTGTATTGTAA
- a CDS encoding prolyl oligopeptidase family serine peptidase: protein MLSSSVAVGQGDTPLAYPKARKTDQTDDYHGTKVADPYRWLEDDRSAETAEWVKAENKVTFGYLAQIPYRSQLQSRLEQVYNYPKYSAPSRKGEWFYFSKNDGLQNQSVLYRQKGLDGKPELVIDPNKLSADGTTRLGVFSLSKDGHYAVVGLSKGGSDWQEYQVMDLATKQYLSDKIEWVKVSGAAWQGNGFYYSRYPKPEGSALAAKNENHQVFFHTLNTPQSADRLVYEDAKSPQRFHTVGTTDDERFVLLTISDRGQGKDGNALFYIDAKSAEKTFKPVVAEVTNFSYNVVDNDGDRLLILTNEKAPNSKVVAFDTKKRAFTPLIPERPQPIAENSVSAAGGKLFVEYSKDVTSQVLVFDYAGKQESEIKLPAIGSAGGFGGEKDDKFVFYSFTSFTFPPTIYRYDIATRKSTVFRAPDVDFNPGDYETKQVFYTSRDGTKVPMFLTYRKGIKLDGTNPTLLYGYGGFNISLPPAFSPLRIPFLEQGGVYAQANLRGGSEYGETWHEQGMKLKKQNVFDDFIAAAEYLIAQKYTSPAKLAIQGGSNGGLLVGAVMNQRPELFRVAIPQVGVMDMLRFHKFTIGWNWIADYGSSDNAEEFKALYAYSPIQNLKPGVNYPATMITTADHDDRVVPAHSFKYAATLQEVYKGTNPVLIRVDVNSGHGASNTKKNIETTADIYAFILWNMGVKSLKEVASK from the coding sequence ATGCTGAGTTCATCTGTTGCCGTAGGTCAGGGCGACACCCCGCTGGCGTATCCCAAAGCCCGCAAAACCGATCAGACCGACGATTACCACGGCACAAAAGTGGCCGATCCTTACCGCTGGCTGGAAGACGATCGGTCGGCCGAAACCGCCGAGTGGGTAAAAGCCGAGAACAAGGTTACGTTTGGCTACCTGGCCCAGATTCCCTACCGCTCGCAGCTGCAATCCCGGCTGGAGCAGGTCTATAACTACCCCAAATATTCGGCTCCGAGCCGGAAAGGTGAGTGGTTCTACTTCTCGAAAAATGACGGGCTGCAGAATCAGTCGGTGCTGTACCGCCAGAAAGGACTGGATGGCAAACCCGAGCTGGTCATTGACCCCAACAAACTTTCTGCCGACGGTACGACCCGGCTGGGGGTCTTTTCTCTGTCGAAAGATGGCCACTATGCCGTAGTTGGCCTGTCGAAAGGTGGGTCCGACTGGCAGGAATACCAGGTGATGGATCTGGCGACCAAGCAGTACCTGTCCGACAAGATCGAATGGGTGAAGGTATCCGGGGCCGCCTGGCAGGGTAATGGCTTTTACTACAGCCGGTACCCTAAACCCGAAGGCTCGGCGCTGGCGGCTAAGAACGAGAACCACCAGGTGTTTTTTCATACCCTCAACACCCCACAGTCGGCCGACCGGCTGGTCTACGAAGATGCCAAAAGCCCGCAGCGGTTTCATACCGTTGGCACCACCGACGACGAGCGTTTTGTGTTGCTCACCATCAGCGACCGGGGCCAGGGGAAAGACGGTAACGCCCTGTTCTATATCGATGCCAAGTCAGCCGAAAAGACGTTTAAACCGGTGGTTGCTGAGGTTACCAACTTCAGCTATAACGTAGTCGACAACGACGGCGACCGGCTGTTGATCCTGACCAACGAAAAAGCGCCTAACAGCAAGGTTGTTGCCTTTGATACGAAGAAGCGGGCGTTTACGCCACTCATTCCCGAAAGGCCGCAGCCCATTGCTGAAAACAGCGTGAGCGCAGCCGGTGGTAAACTATTCGTGGAGTATTCGAAAGACGTAACCTCACAGGTGCTGGTGTTCGATTATGCCGGTAAGCAGGAGAGTGAGATCAAACTGCCCGCTATTGGGTCGGCCGGCGGGTTCGGGGGCGAGAAAGACGATAAGTTCGTATTCTATTCCTTCACCTCGTTCACTTTCCCGCCAACCATCTACCGCTACGACATCGCTACGCGCAAGAGTACCGTTTTCCGGGCACCGGACGTTGATTTCAACCCCGGTGATTATGAAACGAAACAGGTATTTTACACCAGCAGGGACGGCACCAAAGTGCCTATGTTCCTGACCTACCGCAAAGGCATTAAACTCGACGGTACCAACCCGACGCTGCTTTATGGCTACGGTGGTTTCAACATCAGCCTGCCGCCCGCGTTTAGCCCGCTACGGATCCCGTTTCTGGAACAGGGTGGTGTTTATGCCCAAGCCAACCTGCGCGGTGGCAGCGAATACGGCGAAACCTGGCACGAACAGGGCATGAAGCTCAAGAAACAGAACGTATTCGACGATTTCATTGCCGCGGCCGAGTACCTGATTGCCCAAAAGTATACCAGTCCGGCTAAACTGGCCATCCAGGGCGGCTCAAATGGTGGGCTGCTGGTGGGAGCGGTTATGAACCAGCGTCCCGAACTGTTCCGGGTGGCTATTCCGCAGGTAGGTGTGATGGACATGCTCCGGTTTCACAAGTTCACCATCGGCTGGAACTGGATCGCCGACTACGGCAGCAGCGACAACGCCGAGGAGTTCAAGGCGTTGTATGCCTACTCGCCCATTCAGAATCTGAAGCCGGGTGTTAACTATCCCGCTACAATGATTACCACTGCTGACCACGATGATCGGGTTGTGCCGGCCCACTCGTTCAAGTACGCGGCTACGTTGCAGGAAGTTTACAAAGGGACTAATCCCGTTCTGATTCGGGTCGATGTGAACTCGGGCCACGGTGCCAGCAACACCAAAAAGAACATTGAAACCACTGCCGATATTTACGCCTTCATCCTCTGGAACATGGGCGTGAAGAGTCTGAAAGAAGTGGCGAGTAAATGA